The Salvelinus sp. IW2-2015 linkage group LG15, ASM291031v2, whole genome shotgun sequence genome includes a region encoding these proteins:
- the sftpbb gene encoding prosaposin — protein sequence MAFLQFIVLIFMASFCIGETMVIGEPTRPKLGITQLSSTTDICSDCSQIIELFTDMISNTDTQELIHNTLDALCLRLPIDEAKSHCMSQVHMYLPQALQYLTGILKPGETCMVLGLCAVRSERRAPEPLPPTFTDIHLSNAVLDSGTSPEVQISPQCTFCVYLMKKLESMLPTERTEDAIVKLMDEVCGLLPASYKDKCEDFINKYGKEIVDFLLSSAAPHSICALLHLCLFQETPSMEMPLPSDCDSCRTLAVLSRLHLGLNATEPQTSSFLQSVCLHHPNAIPKCEMFTKLYGLRLQKVLGSQMDAPDTCERADMCVAVKEQHLLGKNQCTWGPSYICKDLKTAQGCGMVDFCQKLMRN from the exons ATGGCGTTTTTACAATTTATTGTCTTGATCTTCATGGCATCTTTTTGTATTG GTGAGACCATGGTCATCGGTGAGCCTACCAGGCCCAAGTTGGGCATCACACAGCTGTCCTCA ACAACTGACATCTGCTCAGACTGCAGCCAGATCATTGAGCTATTCACAGACATGATCTCCAACACTGACACCCAG GAGCTGATCCACAACACCCTGGATGCCCTGTGTCTGCGCCTCCCCATAGATGAGGCGAAAAGCCACTGTATGTCCCAGGTGCATATGTACCTGCCCCAAGCCCTCCAGTACCTCACTGGCATATTG AAGCCAGGTGAGACGTGTATGGTTCTGGGCCTGTGTGCTGTCCGCTCAGAGAGAAGAGCGCCTGAACCGCTTCCTCCCACTTTCACTGACATCCATCTTTCGAATGCTGTACTTGACTCAGGCACCAGCCCAGAG GTGCAGATCAGCCCACAGTGTACCTTCTGTGTTTATCTTATGAAGAAACTGGAGAGCATGTTGCCTACAGAGAGGACTGAG GATGCCATAGTGAAGCTAATGGATGAGGTGTGTGGCCTCCTACCTGCAAGCTACAAAGACAAGTGTGAGGACTTCATCAACAAGTATGGAAAGGAGATTGTTGACTTCCTGCTGTCGTCAGCCGCCCCTCACTCCATCTGTGCCCTGCTGCACCTGTGTCTGTTCCAGGAGACCCCCAGCATGG AGATGCCCCTCCCCTCTGACTGTGATTCCTGCCGTACGCTGGCGGTTCTGAGCCGGCTACACCTGGGTCTCAACGCCACTGAACCTCAGACCTCCTCTTTCCTCCAGTCTGTCTGCCTGCATCACCCCAATGCCATCCCCAAG TGTGAAATGTTCACCAAACTCTACGGTCTCAGACTACAGAAGGTTCTGGGAAGCCAAATGGATGCTCCGGATACATGCGAG AGAGCTGATATGTGTGTTGCTGTGAAAGAGCAGCATCTTCTGGGGAAGAACCAGTGTACCTGGGGACCCAGTTACATCTGCAAGGACTTGAAAACTGCTCAGGGGTGTGGT ATGGTAGACTTCTGCCAGAAGTTGATGAGGAACTAG